In one window of Heptranchias perlo isolate sHepPer1 chromosome 4, sHepPer1.hap1, whole genome shotgun sequence DNA:
- the LOC137320607 gene encoding relaxin-3-like → MKSLLCVLVINMFLTSFPTSVLSQTFKSGESGVKLCDREFIRAVIFACGGSRWKMFLDNQNDPFQTSSDKDDFKEMDNDRNQQLEPSFAEQVFDDYYNQYEQIPDDFSEYIRQIEGGSNKDRAFASSLMQHLPWARSFRKKREESAEMLRRCCTSGCTQKEISSFC, encoded by the exons ATGAAGAGTCTCCTGTGTGTTTTGGTAATCAACATGTTCCTCACCTCCTTTCCCACTTCTGTCTTGTCGCAGACTTTCAAGAGCGGGGAATCAGGTGTCAAACTGTGCGACCGGGAGTTCATCAGAGCCGTGATCTTTGCTTGTGGAGGTTCTCGCTGGAAGATGTTTCTCGATAACCAAAACG ATCCCTTCCAGACCTCATCTGATAAGGACGACTTCAAGGAGATGGACAATGACAGGAACCAGCAACTTGAACCATCTTTTGCAGAGCAAGTGTTCGACGATTACTACAACCAGTATGAGCAGATACCAGATGATTTCAGTGAGTACATCCGCCAGATTGAGGGAGGCAGCAATAAAGACCGCGCATTTGCATCGTCACTGATGCAACATCTACCCTGGGCCAGATCCttcaggaagaaaagggaggaatcGGCAGAAATGTTAAGAAGAtgctgcacttctggctgcaccCAAAAGGAAATCAGTAGCTTCTGCTGA